A window of Marmota flaviventris isolate mMarFla1 chromosome 11, mMarFla1.hap1, whole genome shotgun sequence genomic DNA:
gcactctaccattgagctacagccctagccctaatacttcttaataataataaatgacttCCTGGTTTATGCATTTACCACTTTGTGGTTTTTAATCACTGTTTTAGAATATAGTCCTACTTGTAACAAGACAAGTATGGAATAGCATGCCCAGGACCACCAGCAGCAGCCTCATACATCTCTATTGCTTGTGTGTGTTTACGTATCTCCTGTTTGCCACCATCTCTTGACCACATCTTTTTCTCTTGAATGTAATTTAATCTCCTGGTGTTTTGTTCATCATGGCCTGGGAGCAATAGGCTATACCATATATACGTCATACTAAGCATGTAGTAATCTATGCCATCTGGGGTTGTGTAAGTACACAAAGAAAATTTCTCAATGAAAAGTGCTCAGTGACGCATTTTTCAGAATATGTCCTCATTGTTAAGTGacacatttcatatttctttaggttgttattcagttttaaaactatttagTAGGTattgcagttgtggctcagtgatagaactctTGCCTAACTTGTATGAGGTTTTGGGTtctctcctcagcaccacataaaaataaataaaataaaggtattgagtccatgtacaaccaaaaacaatttttaaaaaattatttagcagCAGGTGAGACATTAACAGCTTTGTCTCCCAGCACTCCCTCCTTCCCTAGAAAGCCAAATTCTCTTACTTAAAAGATCTGTCTCACTGGACTtgggtggcacatgcccataaccCAGCAAcctggaaggctgaagcaggaagatggcaagttcaaagccagcttcagcaacttagtgagatcctaagtaatttagcaggatcctgtcttaaaataaaaagagctggggatgtagctcagtggttaagctcccctgagttccattcccagtaccctcTCCCCaaaaagattctttttctttataatgaatGCAACCAGAAAATGTCCCCACCGGCTAGAAAAGTATCCTGGGCTGGTTTTtccacctccagccacagccaTGAAAACGTTATGGGTGGCTCCACCTAGAGGGCTGATTGGTGCAGGTTTATTGGTGGTGAGGTGGCAGGGCTGAAAGGCAAGCCTGTTCTGTAAAATCACTTGGGATAACGGTTTCAGTACTCCAAGCAGTGCAGACAACAAAAGAGCCAGGGATGGtggtcacacctgtaatcccagtgagtcgTGACACgtagacaagaggatcacaagttcaaggccaaccttctGAATTTAGAGGGACCTCAAAAGTAGTGTGcatctgggtttaatccctaatactaaaaaaaaaaaaaaaaaagaattttttttttttaagacttggaAAACCAAAGGGGCAGGGGTAGCTTTTTAACTAATACACTTAACTGTACAtattattaaaacttaaatttactataaaataaaattctgattaCCCACTCTCCCAATATATTCTACTGGGATAGTGTAAGTATGTAAGTTAGATAGGATTCCCCCACCTTTCTTTGGTGGAGGGAAAGGTTCTGGTTGTTTTTGGACCCCCATGGGAAAGGGGAATATCTTTTAGAGGTTAccttaaaaatctgttttcaatCATGTGATTCCACAAGAATATCTGGTGAGCTACGGAAAGTGAGATGCTCACTGCAGGTCCCCTAGAGATGGCCGGGCTCATGGTCATGCTGTGTCTCACTTTGCAGATCACCAACGAGATCCTTCCTGTTTGGACCTACTCTTACCTGGTGCTGCTGCTCCCCGTGTTTGTCCTCACTGATTACGTCCGCTACAAGCCGGTCATCGTCTTACAGGGGATAAGCTTCATCCTCACCTGGCTGCTGCTCCTGTTTGGCCAAGGAGTGAAGATCATGCAGCTTGTTGAATTTGTCTATGGTCTGGTCTCGGCCACCGAGGTGGCCTACTATGCCTACATCTACAGTGTGGTCAGCCCAGAGCACTACCAGAAGGTGAGCGGCTACTGTCGGAGTGTCACGCTGGTGGCCTACACAGCGGCCTCAGTGCTGGCCCAGCTCCTGGTTTCCCTGGCAAACGTGTCCTACTTCCACCTCAACGTCACCACCTTGGCCTCTGTCTCCGTGGCTTTCTTCTTCTCACTCTTTCTGCCAATGCCCAAGAAGAGCATGTTTTTCCACGCAAAACCCAGCAAACAAGCTTCTCAGAAGACACCAGGACAGACTGCTGTCCTAGAGGAAGCCCATAGAGGTGACGAAGCAGCCCACCAAGAAGCAGGCACCCTTTCCAGGCATGGGGAGGAGAGCCAGCCCAGCAGCCCCAAGCCCAGACATGAGGCTTTGAGGAGCTGCGTGCAGTGGTTCCAGGATCTGCGGGAGTGCTACTCCTCCAAGCGTCTTTTCTACTGGTCCCTGTGGTGGGCTCTTTCCACAGCGGGTTTTAACCAGGTTTTGAACTATGTGCAGATCCTGTGGGATGACAAGGCCCCATCCCAAGATTCCTCCATCTATAATGGAGCAGTAGAAGCTATTGCAACATTTGGAGGTAGGTAAACatcactttattttcctttgatgggctacattttaaattcatttctccTAGTACTAAACATTTCCAGAGTGGTAAATAATTAGCTCTGTTCAGAagcatgctaatttttttttcaagattggaATATTCTGGAAAAATGGGAGTATCATAACCTTTTACTTAATGTTTGGGTATAGGTAAAAGTAATTCGAGATCTCAGACCTTAGAACCAAATAAATTGTTATTGAATTCCTCAGGCTCCATTTCATCATTTGGACAAGTGACGTAGTATTCCCTGTTctttcagaattgtttttaatatcaaaaggaaaaagatttgCCTAAGTAATgagtttttattaattattttagaaaatacattaAGGCTTCCAAAATCTCACTGAAAGAGTCTTGTCAATGATCTAACTAGTACTCATCCCAGCAATGCTATACAccaccaatttttaaaagtagttttatgttgtttaaaaaaaaaaaaaataagacgtGGAAGAGGTGTGAGAGTCAAGACTCTAATATCAGAGAGAAATCTGCCTTTGAAGTTTTTtctacaataaatatttacagcCTTTTAAATGGAAACTTAAATGTCAAATGAGgctttgaagatattttttagGAAGTGAGGTTTTTCCACACCCTCattcaaaaagtttcagaaaaCTCGTGTggtctttgttttgttattgtctATCTTTGGGGGGGCTTCAGTGTCACTCCTGAAAACCAAAACTGTGCCCAAATTGGCTCATTGGAATGATTGCTCCTACCTTCCAAATTCTTGGGGGAAATACTCCTTTGTAGATATGGCCCATTCTTAGATAACATATGGGAAAATTAATTCATCAATTTTCAGTCTTTTGAAACTTAAATGCCTTTCACTTTGTTAAGGAGAACCACAATTACTAACCCTAATTACCATCAATTATCCAATCTCTTGTCAATTATCCAACCTTCCTGCTGTGAGTAGGAACCTTTTTGGACCCTCTGCCTAGTCTAATACCTGGTATGttatagatactaatttaaagtGTATGACAAAGTAACTGGGAAAATAGGaagtgaaaagagaagaaaacctgGATGAATAAGGATAGATCTTCATTCAGATAGATCATGTAATTTTGGTGAAAGCAATGTATTCATCTTTCAGAATTGCTCAAGAGCTGAGTGTTTGAGGTGTGTTGATGGTTTCTGTGTGCAAAGTCAGTATGTTGATCTTCCCCGTGCTTTGTTTTCAGGGGCCCTGGCTGCCTTCGCAGTGGGTTATGTGAAAATCAACTGGGATCTCCTGGGGGAGATGGCTCTGGCCATCTTCTCCACGTTCAGTGCAGGGTCTCTGCTCCTCATGCATTACACACTCAGCATCTGGGTGTGCTACACTGGCTATTTGGTGTTCAAGTCCAGCTATATGCTTCTCATAACCATAGCAGTGTGAGTATTACCAAGCATTTTTTTCCACTCTTCTATTCCTGAA
This region includes:
- the Slc19a3 gene encoding thiamine transporter 2 — protein: MDCLRTSPSNSWIYPTVILCLFGFFSMMRPSEPFLIPYLSGPSKNLTSTEITNEILPVWTYSYLVLLLPVFVLTDYVRYKPVIVLQGISFILTWLLLLFGQGVKIMQLVEFVYGLVSATEVAYYAYIYSVVSPEHYQKVSGYCRSVTLVAYTAASVLAQLLVSLANVSYFHLNVTTLASVSVAFFFSLFLPMPKKSMFFHAKPSKQASQKTPGQTAVLEEAHRGDEAAHQEAGTLSRHGEESQPSSPKPRHEALRSCVQWFQDLRECYSSKRLFYWSLWWALSTAGFNQVLNYVQILWDDKAPSQDSSIYNGAVEAIATFGGALAAFAVGYVKINWDLLGEMALAIFSTFSAGSLLLMHYTLSIWVCYTGYLVFKSSYMLLITIAVFQIAVNLSVERYALVFGMNTFIALVIQTVMTVIVVDQRGLNLPVTMQFLVYGSYFAVIAGIFLMRSIYILYSAKCRKEVQSPAQPQPEEPRNMGMATKL